The proteins below are encoded in one region of Lagenorhynchus albirostris chromosome 7, mLagAlb1.1, whole genome shotgun sequence:
- the PKN3 gene encoding serine/threonine-protein kinase N3 isoform X7 has translation MEEGAPQQPGAGQWPPGDEKEAIRRAIQKELKIKEGVENLRRVATDRRHLGHVQQLLRSSNRRLEQLHGELRELHARILLPGPGPGPAEPAASGPRPLAEQPRARHLEALQRQLQVELKVKQGAENMTHTYASGTPKERKLLAAAQQMLQDSQLKVALLRMKISSLEASGSPEPGPELLVEELRHRLRIEAAVAEGAKNVVKLLGSRRTQDRKVLAEAQAQLQESSQKLDLLRLALEQLLEGLPPAHPLRGRVARELRTAVSGNPQPSGTLVKPTAMTGTLQVHLLGCEQLLTAVPGRSPVAALAGTPSQGWLWSRAKQQRGGGELASEVLAVLKVDNRIVGQTAWGPVAKQSWDQTFVIPLERARELEIGVHWRDWRQLCGVAFLRLEDFLDNACHQLSLSLVPQGLLFVQVTFCDPVIERRPRLQRQKRIFSKRRGQDFLRASQMNLSMAAWGRLVMSLLPPCSSPSTISPPKGCSQTPATPQGAADPASPSNFLPKKTPLREEIQSPPKPPRLYLPQEPTPEEMPSTKRPHMEPRTRLEPSPPASATRKPPRLQDFRCLAVLGRGHFGKVLLVQFKGTGQYYAIKALKKQEVLSRDEIESLYCEKRILEAVGRMGHPFLLSLLACFHTSSHACFVTEFVPGGDLMMQIHEDVFPEPQARFYLACVVLGLQFLHEQKIIYRDLKLDNLLLDAQGFLKIADFGLCKEGIGFGDRTSTFCGTPEFLAPEVLTQEAYTRAVDWWGLGVLLYEMLVGECPFPGDTEEEVFDCIVNAEAPYPRFLSVQGLELIQKLLQKCPEKRLGADHRLAGPARPSRPAPICAHPLRPHRPALLRGRVHGAAACLDAA, from the exons ATGGAAGAGGGGGCGCCGCAGCAG CCTGGGGCGGGCCAGTGGCCCCCAGGGGATGAGAAAGAGGCGATCCGCCGGGCCATCCAGAAGGAGCTGAAAATcaaggagggtgtggagaaccTGCGGCGGGTAGCCACCGACCGCCGCCACCTGGGCCACGTGCAGCAGCTGCTGCGGTCCTCCAACCGCCGCCTGGAGCAGCTGCACGGGGAGCTGCGGGAGCTGCATGCCCGCATCCTGCTGCCTGGCCCCGGGCCTGGCCCGGCTG AACCTGCGGCCTCAGGACCTCGTCCGCTGGCAGAGCAGCCAAGGGCCCGACACCTGGAGGCTCTACAGAGGCAGCTGCAGGTAGAGCTGAAGGTCAAGCAGGGAGCCGAGAATATGACCCACACGTATGCCAGTGGCACTCCCAAG GAGAGGAAGCTTCTGGCAGCCGCCCAGCAGATGCTACAGGACAGCCAGCTGAAGGTGGCCCTGCTACGAATGAAGATCAGCAGCCTGGAGGCCAGCGGGTCCCCTGAGCCAG gaccgGAGCTGCTGGTGGAGGAGCTGCGGCACCGGCTACGCATCGAGGCTGCTGTGGCCGAGGGCGCCAAGAACGTGGTGAAGCTGCTCGGTAGCCGGCGAACGCAGGACCGCAAGGTGCTAGCCGAG GCTCAGGCCCAGCTCCAGGAGTCCTCCCAGAAACTGGACCTCCTGCGGCTGGCCTTGGAGCAGCTGCTGGAGGGACTGCCTCCTGCACACCCTCTGCGTGGCAGAGTGGCCCGGGAGCTGCGGACTGCTGTGTCTGGGAACCCCCAGCCTTCAGGGACACTCGTGAAGCCCACCGCCATGACAG GGACGCTGCAGGTCCATCTCCTGGGCTGTGAGCAGCTGCTGACAGCTGTGCCTGGACGTTCCCCCGTGGCCGCGCTGGCCGGGaccccctcccagggctggctTTGGAGCAGGGCCAAGCAGCAGCGTGGTGGAGGCGAGCTGGCCA GTGAGGTGTTGGCCGTGCTGAAGGTGGACAATCGCATTGTGGGCCAGACGGCCTGGGGGCCTGTGGCCAAGCAGTCCTGGGACCAGACCTTTGTCATCCCCCTGGAGCGG GCCCGAGAGCTGGAGATTGGGGTGCACTGGCGGGACTGGCGGCAGCTGTGTGGCGTGGCCTTCCTGAGGCTGGAGGACTTCCTGGACAATGCCTGTCACCAACTCTCCCTCAGCCTGGTGccgcaggggctgctctttgtccAG GTGACCTTCTGTGACCCTGTCATTGAGAGAAGGCCCCGGCTGCAGAGGCAGAAGCGCATTTTCTCAAAACGCAGAG GTCAGGACTTCCTGAGGGCTTCCCAGATGAACCTCAGCATGGCGGCCTGGGGGCGCTTGGTCATGAGCCTACTGCCCCCCTGCAGCTCTCCAAGCACCATCAGCCCCCCGAAAGGGTGCTCCCAGACCCCAGCCACACCCCAGGGGGCCGCCGACCCTGCCTCGCCCAG TAATTTCCTGCCCAAGAAGACCCCCTTGCGAGAAGAGATCCAATCCCCACCCAAGCCACCGCGCCTCTACCTGCCCCAGGAGCCGACCCCCGAGGAGATGCCG agcaCCAAACGCCCCCACATGGAGCCCAGGACTCGACTCGAGCCATCTCCGCCAGCCTCAGCCACCAG GAAACCCCCCCGGCTTCAGGACTTCCGCTGCTTGGCCGTGCTGGGCCGGGGCCACTTCGGGAAG GTCCTCCTGGTCCAGTTCAAGGGGACAGGTCAATACTATGCCATCAAAGCGCTGAAGAAGCAAGAGGTGCTGAGCCGGGACGAGATAGAGAG CCTGTACTGCGAGAAGCGAATCCTGGAGGCTGTGGGCCGCATGGGGCACCCCTTCCTACTCTCCCTCCTTGCCTGCTTCCACACCTCCAGCCACGCCTGCTTCGTGACTGAGTTTGTGCCTGGTGGCGACCTCATGATGCAGATCCACGAGGACGTCTTCCCTGAGCCCCAGGCCCG GTTCTATCTGGCCTGTGTGGTCCTGGGGCTGCAGTTCTTACATGAGCAGAAGATCATTTACAG AGACCTTAAGTTGGATAATCTTCTGCTGGATGCCCAGGGTTTCCTGAAGATCGCAGACTTTGGGCTCTGTAAGGAAG GGATCGGCTTTGGGGACCGGACGAGCACCTTCTGTGGCACCCCGGAGTTCCTGGCCCCTGAGGTGCTGACCCAGGAGGCCTATACGCGGGCTGTGGACTGGTGGGGGCTGGGCGTGCTGCTCTACGAGATGCTGGTGGGCGAG TGCCCGTTTCCAGGGGACACCGAGGAGGAGGTGTTTGACTGCATCGTCAATGCAGAAGCCCCATACCCGCGCTTTCTGTCGGTGCAAGGGCTTGAGCTCATTCAGAAG CTCCTCCAGAAGTGCCCCGAGAAgcgcctggggg CAGACCACCGACTGGCAGGCCCTGCTCGCCCGAGCCGTCCGGCCCCCATTTGTGCCCACCCTCTGCGGCCCCACAGACCTGCGCTACTTCGAGGGCGAGTTCACGGGGCTGCCGCCTGCCTTGACGCCGCCTGA
- the PKN3 gene encoding serine/threonine-protein kinase N3 isoform X5 yields MEEGAPQQPGAGQWPPGDEKEAIRRAIQKELKIKEGVENLRRVATDRRHLGHVQQLLRSSNRRLEQLHGELRELHARILLPGPGPGPAEPAASGPRPLAEQPRARHLEALQRQLQVELKVKQGAENMTHTYASGTPKERKLLAAAQQMLQDSQLKVALLRMKISSLEASGSPEPGPELLVEELRHRLRIEAAVAEGAKNVVKLLGSRRTQDRKVLAEAQAQLQESSQKLDLLRLALEQLLEGLPPAHPLRGRVARELRTAVSGNPQPSGTLVKPTAMTGTLQVHLLGCEQLLTAVPGRSPVAALAGTPSQGWLWSRAKQQRGGGELASEVLAVLKVDNRIVGQTAWGPVAKQSWDQTFVIPLERARELEIGVHWRDWRQLCGVAFLRLEDFLDNACHQLSLSLVPQGLLFVQVTFCDPVIERRPRLQRQKRIFSKRRGLPEGFPDEPQHGGLGALGHEPTAPLQLSKHHQPPERVLPDPSHTPGGRRPCLAQVRSLAPGCLLLCGVTSLQMQTVPVPVARPLTRLSVSRGCGSTPTPTPTPRIPSACARSCVCFLPTVISCPRRPPCEKRSNPHPSHRASTCPRSRPPRRCRKPPRLQDFRCLAVLGRGHFGKVLLVQFKGTGQYYAIKALKKQEVLSRDEIESLYCEKRILEAVGRMGHPFLLSLLACFHTSSHACFVTEFVPGGDLMMQIHEDVFPEPQARFYLACVVLGLQFLHEQKIIYRDLKLDNLLLDAQGFLKIADFGLCKEGIGFGDRTSTFCGTPEFLAPEVLTQEAYTRAVDWWGLGVLLYEMLVGECPFPGDTEEEVFDCIVNAEAPYPRFLSVQGLELIQKLLQKCPEKRLGAGERDAEEIKTQPFFRTTDWQALLARAVRPPFVPTLCGPTDLRYFEGEFTGLPPALTPPDARSPLTARQQAAFRDFDFVSQRFLEP; encoded by the exons ATGGAAGAGGGGGCGCCGCAGCAG CCTGGGGCGGGCCAGTGGCCCCCAGGGGATGAGAAAGAGGCGATCCGCCGGGCCATCCAGAAGGAGCTGAAAATcaaggagggtgtggagaaccTGCGGCGGGTAGCCACCGACCGCCGCCACCTGGGCCACGTGCAGCAGCTGCTGCGGTCCTCCAACCGCCGCCTGGAGCAGCTGCACGGGGAGCTGCGGGAGCTGCATGCCCGCATCCTGCTGCCTGGCCCCGGGCCTGGCCCGGCTG AACCTGCGGCCTCAGGACCTCGTCCGCTGGCAGAGCAGCCAAGGGCCCGACACCTGGAGGCTCTACAGAGGCAGCTGCAGGTAGAGCTGAAGGTCAAGCAGGGAGCCGAGAATATGACCCACACGTATGCCAGTGGCACTCCCAAG GAGAGGAAGCTTCTGGCAGCCGCCCAGCAGATGCTACAGGACAGCCAGCTGAAGGTGGCCCTGCTACGAATGAAGATCAGCAGCCTGGAGGCCAGCGGGTCCCCTGAGCCAG gaccgGAGCTGCTGGTGGAGGAGCTGCGGCACCGGCTACGCATCGAGGCTGCTGTGGCCGAGGGCGCCAAGAACGTGGTGAAGCTGCTCGGTAGCCGGCGAACGCAGGACCGCAAGGTGCTAGCCGAG GCTCAGGCCCAGCTCCAGGAGTCCTCCCAGAAACTGGACCTCCTGCGGCTGGCCTTGGAGCAGCTGCTGGAGGGACTGCCTCCTGCACACCCTCTGCGTGGCAGAGTGGCCCGGGAGCTGCGGACTGCTGTGTCTGGGAACCCCCAGCCTTCAGGGACACTCGTGAAGCCCACCGCCATGACAG GGACGCTGCAGGTCCATCTCCTGGGCTGTGAGCAGCTGCTGACAGCTGTGCCTGGACGTTCCCCCGTGGCCGCGCTGGCCGGGaccccctcccagggctggctTTGGAGCAGGGCCAAGCAGCAGCGTGGTGGAGGCGAGCTGGCCA GTGAGGTGTTGGCCGTGCTGAAGGTGGACAATCGCATTGTGGGCCAGACGGCCTGGGGGCCTGTGGCCAAGCAGTCCTGGGACCAGACCTTTGTCATCCCCCTGGAGCGG GCCCGAGAGCTGGAGATTGGGGTGCACTGGCGGGACTGGCGGCAGCTGTGTGGCGTGGCCTTCCTGAGGCTGGAGGACTTCCTGGACAATGCCTGTCACCAACTCTCCCTCAGCCTGGTGccgcaggggctgctctttgtccAG GTGACCTTCTGTGACCCTGTCATTGAGAGAAGGCCCCGGCTGCAGAGGCAGAAGCGCATTTTCTCAAAACGCAGAG GACTTCCTGAGGGCTTCCCAGATGAACCTCAGCATGGCGGCCTGGGGGCGCTTGGTCATGAGCCTACTGCCCCCCTGCAGCTCTCCAAGCACCATCAGCCCCCCGAAAGGGTGCTCCCAGACCCCAGCCACACCCCAGGGGGCCGCCGACCCTGCCTCGCCCAGGTGAGGAGCCTCGCCCCAGGCTGCCTGCTTCTCTGTGGAGTCACCTCACTCCAGATGCAGACAGTGCCTGTCCCCGTTGCTCGCCCTCTGACCCGTCTCTCTGTCTCACGCGGCTGTgggtccacccccacccccacccccaccccccgcattCCATCCGCCTGTGCCCGGTCGTGTGTCTGCTTCCTCCCCACAGTAATTTCCTGCCCAAGAAGACCCCCTTGCGAGAAGAGATCCAATCCCCACCCAAGCCACCGCGCCTCTACCTGCCCCAGGAGCCGACCCCCGAGGAGATGCCG GAAACCCCCCCGGCTTCAGGACTTCCGCTGCTTGGCCGTGCTGGGCCGGGGCCACTTCGGGAAG GTCCTCCTGGTCCAGTTCAAGGGGACAGGTCAATACTATGCCATCAAAGCGCTGAAGAAGCAAGAGGTGCTGAGCCGGGACGAGATAGAGAG CCTGTACTGCGAGAAGCGAATCCTGGAGGCTGTGGGCCGCATGGGGCACCCCTTCCTACTCTCCCTCCTTGCCTGCTTCCACACCTCCAGCCACGCCTGCTTCGTGACTGAGTTTGTGCCTGGTGGCGACCTCATGATGCAGATCCACGAGGACGTCTTCCCTGAGCCCCAGGCCCG GTTCTATCTGGCCTGTGTGGTCCTGGGGCTGCAGTTCTTACATGAGCAGAAGATCATTTACAG AGACCTTAAGTTGGATAATCTTCTGCTGGATGCCCAGGGTTTCCTGAAGATCGCAGACTTTGGGCTCTGTAAGGAAG GGATCGGCTTTGGGGACCGGACGAGCACCTTCTGTGGCACCCCGGAGTTCCTGGCCCCTGAGGTGCTGACCCAGGAGGCCTATACGCGGGCTGTGGACTGGTGGGGGCTGGGCGTGCTGCTCTACGAGATGCTGGTGGGCGAG TGCCCGTTTCCAGGGGACACCGAGGAGGAGGTGTTTGACTGCATCGTCAATGCAGAAGCCCCATACCCGCGCTTTCTGTCGGTGCAAGGGCTTGAGCTCATTCAGAAG CTCCTCCAGAAGTGCCCCGAGAAgcgcctgggggcgggggagcgGGATGCTGAGGAGATCAAGACACAGCCTTTCTTCAGG ACCACCGACTGGCAGGCCCTGCTCGCCCGAGCCGTCCGGCCCCCATTTGTGCCCACCCTCTGCGGCCCCACAGACCTGCGCTACTTCGAGGGCGAGTTCACGGGGCTGCCGCCTGCCTTGACGCCGCCTGATGCCCGCAGCCCCCTCACCGCCCGCCAACAGGCTGCCTTCCGGGACTTCGACTTTGTGTCCCAGCGATTCCTGGAGCCCTGA
- the PKN3 gene encoding serine/threonine-protein kinase N3 isoform X2: MESREPGAGQWPPGDEKEAIRRAIQKELKIKEGVENLRRVATDRRHLGHVQQLLRSSNRRLEQLHGELRELHARILLPGPGPGPAEPAASGPRPLAEQPRARHLEALQRQLQVELKVKQGAENMTHTYASGTPKERKLLAAAQQMLQDSQLKVALLRMKISSLEASGSPEPGPELLVEELRHRLRIEAAVAEGAKNVVKLLGSRRTQDRKVLAEAQAQLQESSQKLDLLRLALEQLLEGLPPAHPLRGRVARELRTAVSGNPQPSGTLVKPTAMTGTLQVHLLGCEQLLTAVPGRSPVAALAGTPSQGWLWSRAKQQRGGGELASEVLAVLKVDNRIVGQTAWGPVAKQSWDQTFVIPLERARELEIGVHWRDWRQLCGVAFLRLEDFLDNACHQLSLSLVPQGLLFVQVTFCDPVIERRPRLQRQKRIFSKRRGLPEGFPDEPQHGGLGALGHEPTAPLQLSKHHQPPERVLPDPSHTPGGRRPCLAQVRSLAPGCLLLCGVTSLQMQTVPVPVARPLTRLSVSRGCGSTPTPTPTPRIPSACARSCVCFLPTVISCPRRPPCEKRSNPHPSHRASTCPRSRPPRRCRAPNAPTWSPGLDSSHLRQPQPPGTPGRLTLAFERDICPLTWVFACQAFSHRPELLACSQVLTCGAHVTELHLHARPQEMAVLGAPTWPLQPLPLLPHRWGQPRTRRGGRVWSGPWQSPSPCPRGFLYPLSCRKPPRLQDFRCLAVLGRGHFGKVLLVQFKGTGQYYAIKALKKQEVLSRDEIESLYCEKRILEAVGRMGHPFLLSLLACFHTSSHACFVTEFVPGGDLMMQIHEDVFPEPQARFYLACVVLGLQFLHEQKIIYRDLKLDNLLLDAQGFLKIADFGLCKEGIGFGDRTSTFCGTPEFLAPEVLTQEAYTRAVDWWGLGVLLYEMLVGECPFPGDTEEEVFDCIVNAEAPYPRFLSVQGLELIQKLLQKCPEKRLGAGERDAEEIKTQPFFRTTDWQALLARAVRPPFVPTLCGPTDLRYFEGEFTGLPPALTPPDARSPLTARQQAAFRDFDFVSQRFLEP, from the exons ATGGAGAGCCGAGAG CCTGGGGCGGGCCAGTGGCCCCCAGGGGATGAGAAAGAGGCGATCCGCCGGGCCATCCAGAAGGAGCTGAAAATcaaggagggtgtggagaaccTGCGGCGGGTAGCCACCGACCGCCGCCACCTGGGCCACGTGCAGCAGCTGCTGCGGTCCTCCAACCGCCGCCTGGAGCAGCTGCACGGGGAGCTGCGGGAGCTGCATGCCCGCATCCTGCTGCCTGGCCCCGGGCCTGGCCCGGCTG AACCTGCGGCCTCAGGACCTCGTCCGCTGGCAGAGCAGCCAAGGGCCCGACACCTGGAGGCTCTACAGAGGCAGCTGCAGGTAGAGCTGAAGGTCAAGCAGGGAGCCGAGAATATGACCCACACGTATGCCAGTGGCACTCCCAAG GAGAGGAAGCTTCTGGCAGCCGCCCAGCAGATGCTACAGGACAGCCAGCTGAAGGTGGCCCTGCTACGAATGAAGATCAGCAGCCTGGAGGCCAGCGGGTCCCCTGAGCCAG gaccgGAGCTGCTGGTGGAGGAGCTGCGGCACCGGCTACGCATCGAGGCTGCTGTGGCCGAGGGCGCCAAGAACGTGGTGAAGCTGCTCGGTAGCCGGCGAACGCAGGACCGCAAGGTGCTAGCCGAG GCTCAGGCCCAGCTCCAGGAGTCCTCCCAGAAACTGGACCTCCTGCGGCTGGCCTTGGAGCAGCTGCTGGAGGGACTGCCTCCTGCACACCCTCTGCGTGGCAGAGTGGCCCGGGAGCTGCGGACTGCTGTGTCTGGGAACCCCCAGCCTTCAGGGACACTCGTGAAGCCCACCGCCATGACAG GGACGCTGCAGGTCCATCTCCTGGGCTGTGAGCAGCTGCTGACAGCTGTGCCTGGACGTTCCCCCGTGGCCGCGCTGGCCGGGaccccctcccagggctggctTTGGAGCAGGGCCAAGCAGCAGCGTGGTGGAGGCGAGCTGGCCA GTGAGGTGTTGGCCGTGCTGAAGGTGGACAATCGCATTGTGGGCCAGACGGCCTGGGGGCCTGTGGCCAAGCAGTCCTGGGACCAGACCTTTGTCATCCCCCTGGAGCGG GCCCGAGAGCTGGAGATTGGGGTGCACTGGCGGGACTGGCGGCAGCTGTGTGGCGTGGCCTTCCTGAGGCTGGAGGACTTCCTGGACAATGCCTGTCACCAACTCTCCCTCAGCCTGGTGccgcaggggctgctctttgtccAG GTGACCTTCTGTGACCCTGTCATTGAGAGAAGGCCCCGGCTGCAGAGGCAGAAGCGCATTTTCTCAAAACGCAGAG GACTTCCTGAGGGCTTCCCAGATGAACCTCAGCATGGCGGCCTGGGGGCGCTTGGTCATGAGCCTACTGCCCCCCTGCAGCTCTCCAAGCACCATCAGCCCCCCGAAAGGGTGCTCCCAGACCCCAGCCACACCCCAGGGGGCCGCCGACCCTGCCTCGCCCAGGTGAGGAGCCTCGCCCCAGGCTGCCTGCTTCTCTGTGGAGTCACCTCACTCCAGATGCAGACAGTGCCTGTCCCCGTTGCTCGCCCTCTGACCCGTCTCTCTGTCTCACGCGGCTGTgggtccacccccacccccacccccaccccccgcattCCATCCGCCTGTGCCCGGTCGTGTGTCTGCTTCCTCCCCACAGTAATTTCCTGCCCAAGAAGACCCCCTTGCGAGAAGAGATCCAATCCCCACCCAAGCCACCGCGCCTCTACCTGCCCCAGGAGCCGACCCCCGAGGAGATGCCG agcaCCAAACGCCCCCACATGGAGCCCAGGACTCGACTCGAGCCATCTCCGCCAGCCTCAGCCACCAGGTACCCCTGGCAGGCTCACCTTGGCGTTTGAGAGAGACATCTGTCCACTCACTTGGGTGTTTGCATGTCAGGCGTTCTCACATCGCCCCGAGCTCTTGGCTTGCTCTCAGGTTCTCACTTGCGGAGCCCACGTTACTGAGCTCCACCTGCATGCCAGACCCCAGGAAATGGCAGTCCTAGGAGCTCCCACCTGgcctctccagcccctgcccctcttGCCTCACAGGTGGGGACAGCCCAGGACCAGGCGTGGAGGGAGGGTTTGGAGCGGCCCTTGGCAGAGCCCCAGCCCTTGTCCCAGGGGCTTCCTGTACCCTCTCTCTTGCAGGAAACCCCCCCGGCTTCAGGACTTCCGCTGCTTGGCCGTGCTGGGCCGGGGCCACTTCGGGAAG GTCCTCCTGGTCCAGTTCAAGGGGACAGGTCAATACTATGCCATCAAAGCGCTGAAGAAGCAAGAGGTGCTGAGCCGGGACGAGATAGAGAG CCTGTACTGCGAGAAGCGAATCCTGGAGGCTGTGGGCCGCATGGGGCACCCCTTCCTACTCTCCCTCCTTGCCTGCTTCCACACCTCCAGCCACGCCTGCTTCGTGACTGAGTTTGTGCCTGGTGGCGACCTCATGATGCAGATCCACGAGGACGTCTTCCCTGAGCCCCAGGCCCG GTTCTATCTGGCCTGTGTGGTCCTGGGGCTGCAGTTCTTACATGAGCAGAAGATCATTTACAG AGACCTTAAGTTGGATAATCTTCTGCTGGATGCCCAGGGTTTCCTGAAGATCGCAGACTTTGGGCTCTGTAAGGAAG GGATCGGCTTTGGGGACCGGACGAGCACCTTCTGTGGCACCCCGGAGTTCCTGGCCCCTGAGGTGCTGACCCAGGAGGCCTATACGCGGGCTGTGGACTGGTGGGGGCTGGGCGTGCTGCTCTACGAGATGCTGGTGGGCGAG TGCCCGTTTCCAGGGGACACCGAGGAGGAGGTGTTTGACTGCATCGTCAATGCAGAAGCCCCATACCCGCGCTTTCTGTCGGTGCAAGGGCTTGAGCTCATTCAGAAG CTCCTCCAGAAGTGCCCCGAGAAgcgcctgggggcgggggagcgGGATGCTGAGGAGATCAAGACACAGCCTTTCTTCAGG ACCACCGACTGGCAGGCCCTGCTCGCCCGAGCCGTCCGGCCCCCATTTGTGCCCACCCTCTGCGGCCCCACAGACCTGCGCTACTTCGAGGGCGAGTTCACGGGGCTGCCGCCTGCCTTGACGCCGCCTGATGCCCGCAGCCCCCTCACCGCCCGCCAACAGGCTGCCTTCCGGGACTTCGACTTTGTGTCCCAGCGATTCCTGGAGCCCTGA